Genomic segment of Anaeromyxobacter sp.:
AGAAGCTCACCAACATCCGCGCCGCCGGCCGCGACGAGAACGTCATGCTGACCCCGCCCCGCGAGATGGGGCTGGAGATCGCGCTGGAGTGGATCGCCGAGGACGAGCTGGTGGAGGCGACGCCCAAGTCGATCCGCCTGCGCAAGAAGTACCTGGAGCAGACGCTGCGCTACAAGGCGGAGCGCGACCGGAAGAAGGGGCTGGCCTCGCCGTAGCAGGTCGGCGCCGTCCCGGCGCCCAACCGGCCAGGCGTTCCAGCACCAGGGGCCCCGCACCGGGGCCCCTTCGTCGTTCCGGGCCCGAGGTCGTCAGGGCCGCCCCTCACCCCGGCCCTCTCCCCGGAGGGGAGAGGGAGCAGACGCTCGGAACTCCCTCTCCCCAAGCTGGCTGGGGGAGCGGGTTGGGATGAGGGGGCGCGGTCAGGGATGGGTTGCGGCCGGCTCGGCGCCGCCTGGTCCCTCCTCCTCGTTGGGCCTGCCCGAGAGCACTCGGACCACCTCGGGCAGCACGAAGACGTTCGGCACGTCCTTGGCCGCCCTGCTGCGCTCGCGCCGCTCCCCTGCGATGGTCGCCACCAGCTCCCCGGCCTGGAGCCGGAGGCGCTGGACTCGCGGCCAGGGGACTGCGCCGTCCGCCTCGGTGAGCGCCGCACGGACACCCACGGAAGGGAAGACCAGCCCGGCGCTGCTCAGGACCACGGACGATCCGAAGCGGAGCGACTCGCCGGCGCGGACGCGCCGGACGAACTCGGCGGTCAGCCGCGCCGAGGTCCTTTCGACCAGCGCCTCCAGGGCCGCGACGGTCCCCAGGTCGTCGTCGTCGAGCTCGAGCTGACCTCCACGACCCACCACCCGCAGCTTCAGCTCGGGCGGCGCCGCCTCGGTCAGCCCTCCGACCGCCAGGCCGATCGCCAGCCCCGCCAGGCCGCCGCCGTGGAGGTGGAGCGAGGTCTTCTTCGCCGAGAACCAGACCTCCTGCACCTCGCCCCAGTCGATGCGGGAGGCGCCGCGCCGGGTCCGGAGCTCCACCCCGGCCTGGTCGATCACCACCACCCGTGCCAGCTCGGCGCGGAAGCGGCGGACGATCCAGATGAGCCACCAGGCGGCGGCCGCCGCCAGGGTGACCGACAGGGCCATCACGAAGCCCAGGGAGGTGCCGGCACCCCAGGACTCGGGGGGCAGGGCCGGGCCCACGACCGCAAGCCCCGCGGCGACCGGCGTGTGGAGCAGCACGAGCTGGACACGGGGGCCGAGCGCCCGCCGGAACGTGCGCGGGGGCTGGCCGGGCGGGAGGGGGGCCGCGCTGGCGGCTGGGAAGGGCACGGTCGGAGATCCTCCCTCGGGTGGAGCAGGGCCACGCCGCGCCGGCGTGTCACGCGGAGTGCCCGCACCGCGAGCAGACCGAGTGTAGCCGACTTCTCGGGCGGCCACCGCCGATCCGGCCCTCCCCGCCCCCCCCCCAACGACGAAGGGCCCCGCGGTGGGGCCCCTCGTTCTCGTGCGGACTTCTGGTCGGCGCGGAGCGCCGACCGGTTAGACCTTCGGCTTGGACCGCTCGCGGGTCACCTGCTTCTGCTTGGCGCGGGGCTGGCCCTTGGCCGCGGTGTCGATGAACACCAGGCCGTCGGCGTGGCCCGGCACGGCGCCGGTCACCAGCAGGACGTTCTTCTCGGGCACCAGGCCGACCACGTAGAGGTTCTGGACGGTGATGTTCTCGACGCCGTAGTGACCCGGCATGTGCTTGTTCTTCCACACCTTGCCCGGCGTCTTGCGCTGGCCGATGGCGCCCGGGTGGCGGTGGTGCTCGTGCGCCGTGGAGGAGTCGCGGGCCGCGCCCTTCATGCCCCAGCGCTTGAAGACGCCGGCGAAGCCGCGCCCCTTGCTGATGCCGGTGACGTCGATGCGCTGGTTGTCCTTGAAGACCTTGTCCACCGTGAGGACGTCGCCGGCCTTCAGATCGCCGAGCACCTTGGCGTCCTTGACCCGGACCTCCTTGAGGTGGCGAAACAGGCTGGTGCCGGCCTTCTTGAAGACCCCGACCTCCGCCTTGGAGATGCGGTGGGCGTGCTTCTCGTCGACCGGGCCGAACCCGAGCACGACGGCGTCGTAGCCGTCCTGCTCCTTGGTCTTGCGCCGGATGACCGTGCAGGGACCCGCCTCGAGGATGGTGACCGCGATGCAGTCGCCCTCGGGGGTGAAGATCTGGGTCATCCCCACCTTCTTCGCCAAAAGACCAGTCGCCATGTGTGGACCTCGCAGTGGTCCGCCGCGCGCCGGAAGCGGGCGCGGAGGACGTGCCGTTGTGAAGGGGGCGGTATGTACAGGTCCCAGGAACTGCTGTCAAGCCGCGGGGATGGAGAGCAGGTAGCCCTGCGGTCCGGCCTGCAACCCTCCGCCGAGCGCGGCGGCGATGCGCCGGATGGCCGGCAGTGAGAGGGCCCTGCCCTGCTGGTCCGACGGATCCCCCTTCCGGGGGTCATGCAGCGCCCTGACCGGAGCACCGCTCACCAGCACCTCCGCCCGGCCTCCCGCCAGGCGTGCCACCAGGCGCACCTCCGGCACCTCGGCGCCGGCCACCGCCACCAGCCCCTCCAGCGCCCGCTGCAGCAGCAGTCGGTCGGCCTGGATCGCCAGGCCGGGAGGGACCTCCTGCTGCACCGGCGGGTGGCCTGCCGGAAGCCGCTCGAGGGCAGCCGCCAGGACCTCGACCAGCAGCAGCCGCTCTGGCCTGAGCGGGTACTCCCCGGTGTCGAGCCGCTCGGCGAGCAGGTGGTCCTCCAGCAAGGTCCGCACCTTGCCCACCGATCGGAGGCAGATGGCGGCCAGCTTCTCCCCCCTCGCCCCGCCCCGCTCGGCGGACGGGATACGGGTCAGGAGCTCCGCCGTCCAGAGCGCGGTCGAGAGCGGGTTCCGCACCTCGTGGGCCACGAACCCGAGGTGGCGCTCGCGGTCGCTGGCCGGGCCGGAGGGCTCCTCCTCGCCGTTCAGCACCTGGTCGGTGGTGTCGCTCATCGGTGGCTGGTCCAGGGAACGAGGGACATCCGACCCCATCCGCGACAACCTGGACAGGCCGCCTTCCTTTGGCAAGAGGCTGCAGTTGTTTCAGCCTCATTTTCGGAAGTTCTTACAGCCGCAAGCCCCCTCTTGGAGACTTGGCAAGGGGTCGGGACGGTAATTCTTACCGATCTCGCAGGTGCCCGGGACCCAGGCACACGCTCAACCGTCCGAATTCCCGGGTAGTTCCCTTGGGTGCGCGCCTGGGCACATGCGTTGCTATGCCCACCTGTGACGCCGCACCGGCGTCCCGAAGCCCGGAGCAGGAATGATGCGAGCCCCCATGACATCCACGAGCAGCAGCCTGGAGCTGTACCTCGCGGAGATCAACCGCTACCCGCTCCTCTCGATCGAGGACGAGCGGGGGCTGGCCAGGCGCTTCCGCGCCGTGGGAGACACCCGGTCCGGCCACGGGCTGGTCACCGCCAACCTCCGCTTCGTGGTCAAGGTGGCCTACGAGTACCGCTCCTACGGGTTCCGCATGGCCGACCTCATCCAGGAGGGCAACATCGGCCTGATGCGGGCGGTGCAGAAGTTCGACCCGGAGAAGGAGATCCGGCTCATCTCCTACGCCGTCTGGTGGATCAGGGCCTACATCCAGAACTACATCCTGCGGTCCTGGTCGCTGGTGAAGCTGGGCACCACCCAGGCGCAGCGCAAGCTCTTCTTCTCGCTGGCCCGGACCCGCCGCGAGCTCGACCGCCTCAGCACCTCCCACGGCGCCGACTCCGACGGCGAGGACGCCGGCAAGATCGCCCGCAAGCTGCGCGTCAAGGCGTCCGAGGTGCAGGAGATGGCCCAGCGCATGGACGGCCGCGATCTCTCCCTCGACGCCCCGCTGGGCGACGACGGTACCTCCAGCCACGTGGACTTCGTCATCGGGGACGCGCCCGGGCAGGACGACGAGCTGGGCGCCGCGCAGGAGCAGCGGGTGGTGAGCGGCCGCGTCGGGACCGCCCTGGCCCGCCTGGACGAGCGCGAGCGGTACATCATCGAGCAGCGCGTCATGAACGACTCGCCCATGACGCTCAAGGAGCTGGGCGACCACTTCGGCTTCTCCCGCGAGCGGGCCCGCCAGCTGGAGATCCGGGCCAAGGAGAAGCTCAAGGCCGAGCTGGAGGCGCTGGCCGACGAGCTCGAGTGGCCCCGGGGCGAGCCGGTCGACTACGACGACCGCGCCGTCGCCTAGACGCACCGGCCTTCGACGTCAGCGCCGTGGCCTCGGCCCACCTGCCCTCGCCGAGGGCAGCACCTCGAGGCGAGCGAGGCCGAGCACCGAGCGGGGCACCCGACGAGCGAGCAGCGCAGCCGTACTGCAGTCGTACGGCGAGCAGCGCAGCGAGGAGGCCGCCCCGCGAATGCCGGCATCGCTCGCCGACCTAGGCCATGCCGTGCTTCTTGAGGCGATACCGCAGCGTGTCGCGCGACACGCCCAGCAGGCGCGCCGCCTTCGACTGGTTGCCGCTGCTCCGCTCCATGGCCTCGGCGATGAGCTTGCGCTCCACGTCGTCGAGCACCAGCCCCTGCTCCTCGACGCTGGGCACCAGCTTGTCCTTGGGGCGCTGCGGGGTGGCGCGCCGCAGCTCCGGCGTCAGGTGCTCGGGCCGGATCTCGTCCGGCCCGGCGTGCAGGATGAAGGCCCGCTCGATGACGTTGCGCAGCTCGCGCACGTTGCCCGGCCAGAGGTGGGCCTTGAGCAGCTCCATGGCCGGCGGCGAGACGCCCCGCACCTGGCGCTTCAGCTCCTGGTTGAAGCGGGCGATGAAGTGGGCCGCCAGGGTGGGCACGTCCTCCTGGTGATCGCGCAGCGCCGGCACCACCACCCGCACCACGTTGAGGCGGAAGAAGAGGTCGGCCCGGAAGCGCCCCTCGCTGACCCGCTCCTCCAGGTCCACGTTGGTGGCGGCGATGACCCGCACGTCGGCCTTCAGCTCGGTGACGCCGCCCACCCGCCGGAAGGTCTTGTTCTCCAGCAGGCGCAGCAGCTTGGCCTGGCCGCCCGGCGGCAGGTCGCCGATCTCGTCGAGCATGACCGAGCCGCCCTCGGCGGTCTCGAAGAGGCCGCGCTTCTGGGTGTGGGCGTCGGTGAAGGCCCCGCGCTCGTGGCCGAAGAGCTCGCTCTCCAGCAGGTGCTCCGGCAGCGCGGCGCAGTTGACCTGCATGATGGGGTGGTCGCGGCGGGCGCTCTCGAAGTGGATGGCGCGGGCCACCACCTCCTTGCCGGCGCCGCTCTCGCCCTCGATGAGCACGGTGGTGGTGTCGGAGGCGGCCAGCCGCCCGATCATGGTGCGCACCTGCTCCATGACCGCCGAGTGGCCCACGATGGCCTCCATGGCGCTGGCGGTGCGGCGATCGGTGGTCAGGGCCGCGATCTGGCGGCGGGTGCGGGAGGTGGCCAGGGCCCGCTCCACCGCCGCCACCAGGGCGTTGAGCTGGAACGGCTTGACCAGGAAGTCGATGGCCCCGTGCTTCATGGCCTCCACCGCCACGTCCACGGTGCTGTGGGCCGACATCATCAGCACCGCCACCTCGGGGTGGAGCGCCAGGGCCCGCTGCAGCGTCACCACCCCGTCGATGCCGGGCAGCTTGACGTCCAGCAGCATGACGTCGGGCGGCGTGGCGCCGACCAGCTCCAGCGCCTGCTCCCCCGACTCGGCGGAGTGCACCTCGTAGCCGTCGCGCTGCAGCCGCTCCGCCACCGACCAGCGGATCAGCTTCTCGTCGTCGACCACCAGGATGCGGGCCGGCGTGTTGGTCATGCTGCGTGCTCCGTGGAGCGCGGCGCGGGGGACCGTGCCTGCTGCAGGGTGATGGTGAAGACTGTGCCGCCCTCGGGGGGGCACCTATAGCCGATGTGGCCGCCGTGTTCAGCCACGATGCGCGCCGAGATGGCCAGGCCCAGCCCGTTGCCCTCCCGCTTGGTGGTGAAGAAGGGCTTGAAGATCGACCCGCGCAGGTCGGCCGGGATGCCGGGGCCGGAGTCGGCCACCTCCACGAAGACGTGGCCGTCGCCCTCGCGGGAGCGGATGGTCAGGCTGCCGCCCCGGCCGTTCATGGCCTGCACCGCGTTGAGGCACAGGTTCAGGAAGACCTGCTCCAGCTGCGACGGGTCCGCCATGACCGGGGGCAGCTCGGCGCCCAGCTCCGGCCGGATCTCCACCTGGGTGCCGCGGCACTGCTGGCGGATGAGGAACAGCACCTTCTCCAGCGTGCCGTTCACCTCGGTGGAGCGGAGGCGCGCCTTGGGGGGGCGGGCGAAGGAGAGCAGGCTCTCCATGGTGTGGGTGAGCCGCTGCACCTGGTGGCGCATCTCGCCCACCACCTCGCTGTGGCGCGGGTTGGAGGCCAGGTCCTCGGCCAGCAGCTCGAGGGCGCCGGACAGGCCGGCCAGCGGGTTCTTGATCTCGTGGGCCAGCCCGGTGGCCACCTCGCCCACGGCGGCGAAGCGATCGGCCCGCACCAGCCGCTCCCGGTAGAAGGCCTCCAGCTCGGCCTGGCTGCGCCGCAGGGCCGCCAGGGTGGCGTCGAAGCCCCGCGCCGCCACGCCCAGCTCGTCGGTGCGCCCCTCGTCGGCCACCACGGTGAGCTCGCCGGCCTCGGCGCGGCGCATGGCCTCCACCAGCCGCTGCACCGGGCTGACCGCCTCCCGCCCCAGCAGCCAGAGGTTGATGGCCAGCAGCACCAGCAGGGCCGCGCCGGCCGACAGGGCCAGGGTCTCGGCCAGCTCCCGCTTGGCCTCGGTCACCGGGGCGCGATCGAAGCGCAGCTCCAGCCAGCCGTTCACCTTGGCGCCGCCCCCGTGGCAGCGGGCGCAGGAGGGCCCGTTCACCACCGGCTCCAGCACCGCGTACTGGGTGGCGTCCCCGCCCGGCTCGGTGACCACGGTGGTGGCGCGGAAGCGGTCGGGGCGGCCCCAGGGCACGGCGCCCACGTAGGCCGGATCGGACGAGATGGAGATGCGCCCGTCGGGGGCCACCAGGCTGGCGGTGCGCAGGTCGGTCCGGTGCGAGACCAGCGAGGAGAGCAGCGCGGGCACCGCCTGCGGCTGCCCCGAGAGCATCACGTTGGACACGCCGGTGGCCACCATCCCGGCGAAGACCTCGGCCCGATCGTGCCGGCCCCGCTCGATGCCGGAGCCGTAGAGCTGCACCGCGGCCGCCACCATGGCGGCCAGCGTCAGGCCGAACAGCACCGTGGTGGGCAGCAGGATCCGGGCCCGCAGGCTGGCGTCGAGCCGCTGGTAGAGTCGGCGGAGCGTGGTCACGTCGTGGGGGAGGCGTTGTGGGGGAGGAGACCGCCATCATTCCAGAGACTCCCCCTGGGGGGAAGGGCAGAAAGACCAGCCGGGCTCAACGGGCCGCGCCGCCCGGCCGGGCCGGGTCCGGCTGGCCCAGCTCGAAGATCCGGGCGGCGGCGCCGAGCAGCGCCTCGCCCTCCCCGCCGACGCCGTGCCGGGCGGAGCGGGCCGCCTCCTCGGCGACGATCCGCTCGGCGTCGGCCACCGCGGCGGAGCGGTCCGACTGGGCGGCGCGCATCACCCGGTCGAGATCGTCCACGTCGCACAGGTAGACCCCCTCCAGGGCGCCGGTGGCCGCCGGGATGGCGCGGGGCACCGCCAGGTCCACCAGCACCAGCGGCCTGCGGCGCCTGGCCATGAGGGCCGCCGCCCCCACCTTCGCCAGCTCGGGCGGCGCCACCGGCGTGGCCGAGACCACCACGTCGGCCAGCACCAGCTCGCCGAGGAGCTGGTCCAGCCCGCCGTGGCGCCCGCCCACCAGGCGGGCCAGGGCCTCGGCCTTGCCGGGCGTCCGGTTGAGCACCGTCACCTGGGCACCCTGGGCGGCCAGGTGCTGCGCCGAGAGGCGCGCCATCTCGCCGGCGCCCAGCACCAGCACCCGCCGCGTGGCCAGGGCGCCGACGACCTTCTCGGCCAGCGCGGCCACGGCGTGGCCCCAGGAGACGCCGGCCCGCCCCAGGGCGGTCTCGCTCCGCACCCGCCTGGCCGCCGCCAGGGCCCGCGACACCAGCCCGGTCAGCTCCTTGCCGGCCGCACCCGCGGCCACGGCCCGGGCCAGGGCCTGCTTCACCTGGCCCAGGATCTGCGGCTCCCCCAGGATGGCCGACTCGAGGCTGGCGGCCACCCGCACCAGGTGCGTGAAGGCGGCCGCGCCGTGCCGCTCGAAGAGCGGGAGGTCCCGGCCGTCCCCGGCGGACAGGGCCGTGCGCAGCGCGGCCCCCGCCACCGCCGGGAAGCGGGTGGTGGCGTAGACCTCCACCCGGCAGCAGGTGGAGAGCACCATCACCTCCTCCACGCCGTCGAGCGCCGCCCACCCCTCGAGCGCGGCGGCCAGGTCAGCATCGGCGAGCGCGAGGACCTCACGATCCTCGACGGTCGCCACCCTTCGGTTGAGGCCGACGGCGACGAGCACGGGTGCTCCTTGGTGAGGGCTTTCCCGCTGGAGGAGCAAGCCGCGTGCCTCGCCCGAGGTCGCCAGATTCCTCAGGACACCCGGGTCAAATCACGCAACTGATGCGCGATTTGCCCAACGGCGCGCCCGGGCGCGAAAGGCCTGCACGCGGCGGAGCGTGGGACACGCCACCGAAAAATACCCCAGAAATTCCGCCGAACCCGCGGATCGGGAGCCGCCAACTTCCTCCGGTCGCCCCCGCGGCCCTGCCGGGACTTGTCGGCACCGGGTTTGCACCATGGCCGCGGCACAACGCCACCAGCCCCTGGTCATTGCCGGACGGAGAGAAGAATCCGTGTACGCGAGATCTGTCGAGAGCCCCAGCCGATGCCGCTCCTCGCGCTTCGCGCTCGCCGCGTGCGCCCTCGCGCTCCTGTCCGGCGCCCTCGTCGCCCAGGCCCAGGGAGCCACCGAGACGCCGGCCAGGCCAGCCCAGGCGACCGGAGGCGCGCCCGTCGAGCGGTGCACCACCTGCCACGCCGCCGTCACGGCCAAGCGGTTCATCCACCCGTCGCTGCTCAAGAACGAGTGCACCGCCTGCCATCGGGCCCAGGCGGGCCAGCAAGGGAAGTGCCGGTCGCAGTCCGCCTCCAAGTGGGCGCTGGTCCGGACCGAGCCCGACCTCTGCTACGGCTGCCACAAGCGGATGGACCAGTCCAAGTCGGTGCACACCGCGGTGCGTCAGGGCAGCTGCCTCTCCTGCCACGCCCCCCACGGCTCCGACCAGCCCAAGCTGCTCACCGCCCCGCGCGAGAAGCTCTGCTTCGACTGCCACGACCTCGACCCGCTCCTCTCCAAGGCGGTGCGGCACGCCCCGGTGGCCGAGGGGCGCTGCCTCGACTGCCACGACGCCCACGGCAGCGACCAGCCCAACGCCCTGACCGGCAGCGGCACGGCCTTCTGCCAGAAGTGCCACGACCCCAAGGCCCCCACCGGCCGGGGCGCGGTGGGGCCGAACTTCCGGGTGGACCTGGCCAAGGCGGTGGTCCACAAGGCCATCACCAAGAAGGACGACTGCGCCGCCTGCCACGACCTCGGCCACTCCAGCGACCACCTGAAGCTCCTCAAGAAGAGCCCGGTGGACCTCTGCAACGGCTGCCACGAGCGCCAGGACAAGGCCAGGTTCCCGCACACGGCCGTGGTGGCCGGCGACTGCGCGACCTGCCACGATCCGCACGCCTCCGACCAGCCCAAGCTGCTCTCCAAGCCGACCAGCGCCGCCACCTGCTTCCAGTGCCACCAGGACGACCTGACGGGCCGGCGGGTCATCCACAAGCCCATCGAGAAGGGCTGCGACCAGTGCCACCTGTCGCACGGCGGCCCGGCGCGCAGCCTGCTCAAGGGCGGCGAGGGCAAGCAGCACTGCTACGTCTGCCACCAGACCCCGGTGGACTCGGGCAAGGTGAAGCACGCCGCCCTGGAGCGCTACGGCTGCACCGGGTGCCACGATCCGCACGGCACCGCCAACCGCTTCCTGGTGGGCAAGAAGACCAACGACCTGTGCGGCGCCTGCCACGAGGGCCAGCGCGACGGAAAGCACGTCACCGCCATCATGCCTCGCGGCCACGTGGTGGGTGGCAACCTCAACGACCCCCGCAAGCCCGACCGGCCCTTCAGCTGCGCCAGCTGCCACAACCCACACGGCTCGGACAACGCCAAGCTGTTCTACTTCGGCGCCACCCCGATGGAGTCGTGCGACGGCTGCCACGGCGACAAGAGCGGCAAGCACCCCGAGCTGAAGAACATCGTGGCGCGGGCCAAGCGGTCGGCGCCGGCCGGCGGCGAGAGCGGCGCGGCGGGCGCGGGCGGCGCGGGGTCCGGCGGCGCCGGGGCGGGTGGCGCCGGGTCGGGCGGTGCGGGCTCCGGCGGCGCGGGCTCCGGCGGTGCGGGGTCGGGCGGCGGCGCCGGCAGCGGCTCCGGTTCGGGCGCTGGCGGCGGTGACACGGACGAGGTCCGGCGGTGATCCCGGCAGCCCTGGTGGTGGCGCTGCTGGCCCAGGCCGGCGGCGACGAGGTGGTCGCGCGGGTCGGCGAGGTGGCCATCACGGCCGCCGAGGTGCGGGAGCGCGCGGCCCGGCCGCGGCCGCCCAAGGTCCCGCAGCCGCGGCCCGCCGAGCTGCTGGCCGCGCTGGTCGACGACGTGATCCTGGCCGCCGAGGGGCGGCGCACCGGCGTGGCGGAGCGCTTCGTGGTGCGGGTCTCGCTGGAGACGGCCCGCCGCCAGATCCTGGGCGACGCCTTCGTGGAGCAGGAGATCGCCGCCGCCTTCAAGCCCACCGAGGCCCAGCTGCGCGAGCTGTTCCACCAGCGCGAGGACGCCGTCAAGACGGTGGTCCTCACCTACACCACCCCCGCCGAGGCCCAGGCGGCCCTGGACCGCCTGCGCGCCGGCGCCGACCTCACGGCCGAGGCGGCCCGCTCGCTCGACCCCCGCGCCGCCACCGCCTCCACCGGCCCCACGGGTGGCCTGCTCCTGCGCGGCCAGCTCGATCCGGCGCTGGCCGCGGTGGTCTTCTCCGGACCGCTCGACACCTGGGTGGGCCCGATCAAGCTGGCGCTCGGCCACGCGGTGGCCCGGACCTCGGCCCGCAGCCTCGGCGAGGAGGCCACCTTCCTGGCCCGCCGCGAGTCCATCGCCCGCTACGCCCGGCAGCGCTACACCGAGGAGGCCAAGGCCCACTTCGTCTCCAAGCAGCGCGCCAAGGCGGGCGCGGTGGTCGACGAGGCCTTCCTCAAGCGCACCGAGCGGCGCATCGAGGGGACCCCGGCCGAGATGGACCACGTGGTGGCCACCGTCAACGGCAAGCCCTTCCGCTACGGCGAGCTGGCGCTGGCAGTCGCCTCCTTCGCCGGGGGGTCGGGGGGCGGCCACCTGACCGGCCCGACCCTGAAGACCCAGCTGGCCTGGCGCGAGATCGACGCCCGGCTGCTGGCCGACCTGGCCGTGGCCAAGGGGCGCGACCGCGACCCCGCCACCCGCGCCCTGCTGGAGCGCGCCGAGCGCGAGATCCTGGCGGCCGCCACCCGCGACCAGCTGGCGTCGGCGGCCCGCTCGGCCGCGGAGCGCCAGGCCACCGTGCAGGCCGCCACCCAGGCGCTGCGCCGCGGAGCCACCATCACCATCGACGAGGCCGCCCTGGCCCGCGCCGTCCCGGGGACCTGATCGCCATGGGCCGCCGACTCCACCACGCCCCGCCAGCCACGCCGCCCCTGTGGGCCGGCGCCCCCGCGGCCGCCCCGGCCCAGCCGTCGCTCGTGGACCCGACCTTCCCGCCGGGCGCTCCGCCGGAGCCGCTGGCGCTGCCCACCGCCGAGGACGCGCCCGGCCGCAAGGCCGCCGCTCCGGACGCGGCGCCGCGCCGCGCCAGCCTCCACGAGATCAAGGGCCCGGGCGGCTCGCTGACGCTGCGGCGCGAGGACGAGGCGGCGGTGGACCTCATCATGCTGGTGGAGGGTGAGACCAGCGGCCGCGACCTCGGGGACGTGCTGGAGAAGTTCGGGCGCTCGCGCAGCACCTACTACGAGAAGCTGCGCCGCTTCCGGCAGGGAGGCCTGGAGGGGCTCCTGGCCCGGCCGCCGGGTCCGCGAAGCCCGTGGCGCCGGCCCATCGAGGTGGTCCGCTTCATCGTGACCACCCGCCTGCGCCACCCGGACCGCACCGCGGCCGCCATCGCCGAGGACCTGGGCCGCCTGGGCCACTCGGTGTCGGTCCGCAGCGTGGAGCGCACCCTGTCGCAGTTCGGCCTGACGCGCGCGCCGGCCAGGGTGGCCGTGCCCGGCGAGCGCTCCACCGGCGGCGGGGTGACCGAGTGAGCCGGAGCCCGGTCACGCTGGCGCTCGGCCTGCTCCTGGCGCTGCCCGCCGCGGCGGCGCAGTTCCCCGCCCGCAGCGCCGAGTCCGGCCTGCTCGACGTCCCGGACGCCGAGGTGGCGGAGCCCGGCAGCGGCCTGCTCGGCGCCGAGCTGCGCTTCGACCGGTACCCCGGCCAGCCCTCCGACTTCGGCCCCCTGCCCCTCTACGTCGTGGCCGGCCTGGGCCGGTCGCTCGAGGCCGGCCTCTCCATGCGCGAGTGGGGCCAGCCCGGCGACCCCCGCCCGGCCCGCCTCACCTTCGGCTTCGCCACCAAGCTGCAGCTGCTGGCCCCGCGCGGCGGCCTCCCCGGGGTGGCGGTGGACGCCTCGCTCGACCGGTTCAACGCCGACGCCGTGGGCGGCGCGCGCCTGCTGCTCTCCACCCGGGCCGACGCCCGCCTCCGCCTGGCCGCCTTCGCCGGCGCCGAGACCGAGCCCGGCCGCCTCGGCGGGGTGGGCGCCACCTACGGCGCCGCCCTGGCCGTGAAGACCGCCCCCACCTTCGAGGTGGTGGGCGAGGCCCTGGGTGGCCCGCGCGGCGCCAACCTGGGGCTCGGCCTGCGCTGGAGCGCCAGGCCCACGGTCGGCCTGCAGCTCGGCCTGAACTACTTCCCCGAGGACCAGGCCTTCCGCGTCAGCCTGGGCGTGGCCCTCTCGCCGGTGCGCGCCCCCGCGCCCGCCGCCCGCCTCGAGCCG
This window contains:
- a CDS encoding helix-turn-helix domain containing protein gives rise to the protein MGRRLHHAPPATPPLWAGAPAAAPAQPSLVDPTFPPGAPPEPLALPTAEDAPGRKAAAPDAAPRRASLHEIKGPGGSLTLRREDEAAVDLIMLVEGETSGRDLGDVLEKFGRSRSTYYEKLRRFRQGGLEGLLARPPGPRSPWRRPIEVVRFIVTTRLRHPDRTAAAIAEDLGRLGHSVSVRSVERTLSQFGLTRAPARVAVPGERSTGGGVTE